A part of Larimichthys crocea isolate SSNF chromosome VII, L_crocea_2.0, whole genome shotgun sequence genomic DNA contains:
- the fzd4 gene encoding frizzled-4, translating into MPGMMVSLSGAALLILSGLLGSLCVVQAFGDEVEEMTCDPIRISMCQGLGYNVTKMPNLVGNVLQSDAELQLTTFTPLIQYGCSSQLKFFLCSVYVPMCTDKVPIPIGPCGSMCLSVKRKCLPVLHEFGFIWPEVLNCSLFPPQNDHNHMCMEGPGDEDPPYQPVRHPHHQEECQALGSAPDQYTWLKQTESCTLQCGYDSGLYRRGAKVFTDAWMAVWAVLCFLSTTLTVLTFLLDSQRFSYPERPIIFLSMCCNLYSVAYLVRLTLGRERVSCDLDAAAVPILVQEGLKSTGCAIVFLLLYFFGMASSLWWVILTLTWFLAAGLKWGHEAIEMHSSYFHIAAWAIPAVKTIVILIMRLVDADDLTGLCYVGNQQQEALTGFVVAPLATYLLIGTLFICAGLVALFKIRSNLQKDGAKTDKLERLMVKIGVFSVLYTVPASTVIGCYLYQLSHWGEFRASPRDSYVASEMLRIFMSLLVGITSGMWIWSAKTLHTWQRCSARLLRDSRASRGGKRTPGEGWIKPGKGNETVV; encoded by the exons ATGCCCGGGATGATGGTGTCGCTCAGCGGGGCAGCCTTGCTCATCTTGTCCGGGCTGTTAGGTTCGCTCTGCGTGGTGCAGGCTTTCGGCGACGAGGTGGAGGAAATGACCTGCGATCCGATCCGGATCAGCATGTGCCAGGGTCTTGGTTACAACGTCACCAAGATGCCAAATCTGGTCGGCAACGTGCTGCAGTCGGACGCCGAGCTGCAGCTGACCACGTTTACGCCGCTCATACAGTACGGCTGCTCCAGTCAACTCAAG TTCTTCCTGTGCTCAGTCTATGTGCCAATGTGCACAGACAAGGTTCCCATCCCCATCGGTCCCTGTGGTAGCATGTGTCTTTCCGTCAAGAGAAAATGCCTCCCAGTGCTCCACGAGTTTGGCTTCATATGGCCTGAG GTGCTCAACTGCAGCCTCTTCCCACCTCAAAACGACCACAACCACATGTGTATGGAGGGTCCGGGGGATGAAGACCCACCCTACCAGCCTGTCCGCCATCCTCACCACCAAGAAGAGTGTCAGGCCTTGGGATCTGCGCCTGACCAGTACACCTGGTTAAAACAGACTGAGAGCTGCACTCTCCAGTGCGGTTACGACAGTGGGCTCTACAGACGAGGGGCCAAAGTCTTCACAGACGCGTGGATGGCGGTGTGGGCTGTGCTGTGCTTCCTGTCGACCACTCTGACGGTCCTGACTTTTCTCTTGGATTCACAGCGCTTCTCCTACCCCGAGAGGCCCATCATCTTCCTGTCCATGTGCTGTAATCTGTACAGTGTTGCCTACTTg GTGCGGTTGACTCTGGGGAGGGAGCGAGTTTCCTGTGACCTGGATGCAGCAGCAGTACCAATTCTAGTCCAAGAGGGGTTAAAGAGCACCGGTTGCGCCATAGTCTTCCTCCTGCTCTATTTCTTTGGCATGGCTTCCTCACTCTG GTGGGTGATCCTGACCCTCACTTGGTTCTTGGCCGCTGGACTAAAGTGGGGCCACGAGGCCATCGAAATGCACAGCTCCTACTTCCACATAGCAGCCTGGGCGATCCCAGCTGTTAAAACCATCGTTATCCTCATAATGAGACTAGTGGATGCAGATGACCTAACAGGACTCTGCTATGTTGGCAACCAGCAGCAGGAGGCACTCACAGGCTTTGTGGTGGCACCCCTGGCCACCTACCTTTTAATAG GCACTCTGTTCATCTGTGCTGGCCTAGTGGCTCTTTTCAAGATCCGCTCCAATCTGCAAAAGGACGGTGCCAAAACAGACAAGCTGGAGCGTTTAATGGTGAAGATCGGAGTGTTTTCTGTTCTCTACACTGTCCCAGCGTCCACTGTCATTGGCTGTTACCTCTACCAGCTCTCTCACTGGGGGGAGTTCAGGGCCAGTCCCCGTGACTCATACGTAGCATCGGAGATGCTTCGGATCTTCATGTCACTGCTTGTAGGCATCACATCAGGCATGTGGATCTGGTCGGCAAAAACCCTCCACACCTGGCAGCGCTGCTCCGCCCGTCTGCTCAGGGATAGCAGGGCgagcagaggagggaagaggacaCCAGGTGAAGGCTGGATCAAACCGGGGAAAGGCAACGAGACAGTGGTGTGA